The DNA segment CTCCTccttttctatatatataaatataaatttcagTTCAAGttgttttctctctctctctctctcctttcatCTAATTCTTCCACTTaccctttttttctctctcctctttttagtatttttctgcATAAAGTTGCAGACTTTGGCGTCTCCTCTTTCCCCTTGAGGCTCCAAGTCAGTGAATTTTTTCATGGTAACCATCAACACCATAGTCTTTGATATGCATTATTTTCTGAATTATGATGGTTTTTCTGTTCAATGTGTCAACTACTCTCGTATgcttctttgtttttatttttttttttaattctatcgTGAAattaatttgttgaattttccATGTAAAGGAAGAATCTTTGTTTAATGGGGTTGTTCCTTTTTCTCCCCACACGGCATGATAACATTCTGGATTTGTTCCaccaaaaaagttaaaaatcttCACCAATAATTTTAgctaatatttgattttgaaaccgATTTGATGTTGATGGCTTGATGGCTATTACTTATTATTGTCTCATTATGATTATTATGATCCTTGTTTTTTGATGCGTGGTAGGTGTTTGATGTTTTGTGTCACAGATGCCAAGTGTTAATCCTGATCCAAGTGACAAAGATGCTGAGCCTTTTGTTGAAGTTGACCCTACTGGACGCTATGGTAGATACACAGAGCTATTAGGATGTGGTGCTGTGAAGAAAGTGTACCGTGCATTTGATCAAGAAGAAGGTATAGAAGTTGCATGGAACCAAGTGAAGCTGAGAAATTTCTGTGATGACCCTGCCATGGTGGATAGGCTTTACTCTGAGGTGAGGCTTCTGAGAAGCTTAGCACACAAGAACATCATTGCACTCTACAGTGTTTGGAAGGATGAGAACAAGAACACACTGAATTTCATCACTGAGGTTTGCACAAGTGGGAATCTGAGGGAGTATAGGAAGAAGCATAGACATGTTTCATTGAAGGCACTTAAGAAGTGGTCAAAGCAGATTCTTAAAGGGTTGAATTATTTGCACACTCATGAACCCTGCATCATCCATAGGGACTTGAATTGCAGCAATGTTTTTGTCAATGGGAATGTTGGCCAGGTAAATCTATTTTCCCCTCAAATCTGGTTTTTTGTTGTTCCTTCAATTCTTCATTGATTGCGTCTTTcacaagttaaaaataaaaacttttcaaaaaatggTAGCAGTATCCTTGACTTTAGACATGTGTAGGATCTAAATATCTAACTTCAACAAGGCACGGTGTCTCATTTTAGGTTGGCAAAAATGATCAAACTATATACCTTAAGCTATTGTTATTCCGTATCTTAGCCCCAAAGTAGTCCCGAAATCAGCCATGTGCACTAAAATAATCCGCCAAAATTCCAATTGCACCAATAACGTATCTGAAATTGGTGCAATTGGGATCTGGAAGACTATTTTAGTGTAGGCGGCTAATTTCAGAGACCACTCTAGGGTTTATCTCTCAATatttctaatcttctatctAACTAACATTCTTTTGCTTATGGGGACTCTTGGTGTATGATTATATCAGCACGAACTGTGCAATTACTTTGTCTCAGTATCAAATTAATAACCAAAGTTCCAATCTTATTAGGTTAAGATTGGTGACTTGGGTTTGGCTGCAATTGTGGAGAAGAACCATTCAGCACACTCGATCCTCGGCACACCGGAATTCATGGCACCGGAGCTATACGACGAGCACTACACGGAACTGGTGGACATATACTCATTTGGGTTGTGTGTATTGGAGATGGTGACACTTGAGATTCCTTATAGTGAGTGTGACAATGTTGCAAAGATCTACAAGAAGGTTTCTTCTGGTGTGAGGCCAGATGCACTGAAAAAGGTTAAGGATCCAGAGGTGAAGGCATTCATTGAGAAGTGCATTGCTCAACCAAGGGCAAGACCTTCTGCTTCTGAGCTTCTTAAGGATTCTTTCTTTGATGAACTTGAAGATGATGACGAAAATGATGAATCTGATTTGTGATTGTTCATGCTAAATTTTGTGTTCTATGTCAGATATAAAAAATCTTCATGTGTTTttctttactttattttttttaatataaagtaTTCATTTGtccccttttccttttccttctaGTTTTTGTGTCAATTTGTCTCTTGGCTAAGACCAAGTCTATTTTTTTTGGGTAGGGTGTGAAATTGGATAAATTTGAACATGGCTTAAAGTAGTTCAACCTAGGGAAGGTTTGATTGGTGATGTTGTCATTTTATAGATTTTGTACATAGGAATTTCTTACTTATAATGATATATAGTTTTCTGCTGTtgttaaatttcaaatatttcatATTAGAAGTTTATACAACAATTGTAAACCAACAAATAGTTCTaagattttaattattgaaCATATTTTGCATTGTAAACCAACGAAATGAAAAGAATAATTTGGTTTGGAAAATCAAAAGATTTGTTTCTAATATCAAGCGCCTTATCATTGACATATTCAACTTTGCAAATTAGGGCttgaaaaaatcaaaagagaaatACTCACATACAGCGACCCTAAACGATGACTTGGTCCCTAAACACAAATCATGTTTTTCTGAGGCCCAAAATTTCAATACTTACCAAGTGAAGATATCTCTTACCgacatttaaattcaaatatcgGTTAAGTACCTTATACATACTCCTAAAACTCTACTTCTAAAATCTGCCATCTTCTAACTAActgaaagataagataagatgaccaaacctaaataaaaagaagtcgtttaaattcaaatatcgGTTAAGTACTTTATACACACTCTTAAAATTTTACTTCTAAAATCTGCCATCTTCTAACTAActgaaagataagataagatgaccAAACCTAAATAAAAAGAAGTCGTACGATATATACATTCCTAAAACTTTACTTCTAAAATCTGTTCTAATTTAAGTGTCGAAATATCTTTACAAGTCATCTTTCACCATTTATTAGAAGACCGTAAAGCGACCGTAAAACTTATCAATTGAAGAGTTGTGGATTCCAATATTCCAAGTAACTCACAATCAGTATGGAAGcaagcaattaaaaaaaaaaaatcttcataTGGTTTGAAAGTCAATAAATGAAAAGTcaaatgtatttattatttagcATGATTTGAGCAATATGATGATACTTATGTCTTGTGGACAGCATACAGAAGATAACTGGCACAAGAAAACTGAGCTGTTTTCAGAATTTAAAATGTGGGACAAACGGCTATTGGGAATAAAGCTACTAATTAAGCTTAATAGTGAAGAGATTTATGTGTGAACCTAAAAAGGGGGGCATATGTAGAATATTTATTAGTGGTTCAATCCCACTCAATGTTGTTGGGAAATTATTTCATGGACCCCCTTTGGCCTTGTGACTTGTGTGTGTATGGCACCaatgtttttctttaatttctttgctCCTTAAAGCAATAAACACTATGTATATTGCCTTTAAAGTTTTGTTAACCCTATCTCTTGGGTGGttggttttcattttttaatattctcCTTTCtatcttccttttctctttagTTATTTCTCAAAAGTGTGATACTACATTTACAATTTGGTGACTATTCATTTCAAATTGTTTTCACGTAAatatgataattaaaaattttagatgataatttaattaaatatattaaattatcagttaatatttaaattaatctttgaAGTTATACTCACATCTCAATCTGGTCTCTAAATTTTCgacattcaatttgatttttcaaCTTAGTATTAATAACTTAAGTTAGTCTCCGAATTTATTTTTGTCACAAAACGGTTAATGATATGTTAAAATAGACTAATAACTATTTTACTGACAACTTACTTATCTGACAGCTTACTTATGTTAAGTAAGTATTAGGGTTCAAATCTCGCCTTGTCATGCAACAAATCTATTGACCAGCAGTAGACCATTAAATAAAACTTATTCACGACAGATTAATCATTGACTTGTCAGATTGAAAAATACCATggacaactaaaaaaaaagtgacaattgaatcttttttttttaccttaatTTGCTCTTTACAaagcatttaaaattataattctaattttacttaaagattttaaaatatttaggtTAGAACCAATTTTTGAGTATTATCTCATCAAACTATTTATTAGTTCTCACTTGTTTTCGTATAAAGATAATTTTACCTGAGTGATGATCTTACAAtctataaagaaaaagaaaggtgaTTGAAGGTTTTGACAAAAATCATGATAATAATTTTGGCAGGCTatgtaaaaataagaaaagataaaaaaaatgatatcataaaaaaaatgtacaagaaaaatatataaaaaaatacaaatatcatTTTTCATTAATAGAAATTTGATTAACTAGACTTTAGTTAtatgaaattttattaagaaGTTAAAAGATgccaatatatatacatactttTCATTATTAAGATTAAAAATCGGAAAACATTCGTTAAGGAAccgatataaaattataaatacatcacacattagtttgCTCAAATACCTTTAATAgtcaaatatcaatttttttttttttggggtcaAACAAATAAAGATCATCATCTCCTTCACATTATATTTTAGTAGGAAGAAAAacatggaaaaataaaaaattgtttaataaatgattttttttgtcaaacatttaaataaaattggagATAAGAGAATGTAGTCCATGCAAATGAGTTAATTCCTAAGGAAGGGTGCCCATAAGATATTCAATTAAATGACAGTTATTGGTGTTATGTGTTGGCTctgatattaatattaatttcttCGTTgtcatatcatatatatatagccTATGGTAGTGGAATATAATAAAGATTATTCGCTGAAATATGTTCATATATGTTACTTGAAAAGTTGTATCAACATACAGGTTTATACGATGTGACTTAAACAGAACTTGATGCATGGTTACAGAATCCAATAcatataataaagaataaaataaaatattattttaacctttaaaataaattttaatttgatatttaatattttaaatattttatttcagtctcaaaaattttaaatagatttaATGTTGTTTTACGATTAAATTTGACTCGAATAatctacaaaaaaattttatattaataataaatttatttaaacatttttaaaattaaattaaaattcaattcaaatattaaaaattaaaacaatattttatactaaaaaacaaattaatttacaCATGTTTGACATGAAAAGGTTTAATTTCAcgcatttttttattaatctattGTCGGTTAGACCTTTTgtgcaaaaataaattatttttggttgaaaaaaatgcacattcataaaaaaaattatgacttttttttaaattaagagtaaaatttaaatttaaaatttttaaataaaaataaaaaattatactatttaaattataatttgttgacAAAATTCTATGACTTCCAATGTCAAAACAAACCTAAAATTTGATCTAACCCAACCAAAAAATTCTTGTGTCAAAAGTCAACTCTTTAAACCCAAACTCCATCTGAGAAATATAATGATAAATCTTAAACATCTCTAGGCATATCCAACACTATTATATAAAGGAagaattatttaacaaaaaaaaaaagaaagatcaaTACAAAATATGATATATTAATGATATTAATATCCAAGAAAAAATTTCCCCCCTTCACTACCGAGGCAAAGGATGTGTATGACCAGTCATGTATATGTAGACgtaggatatatatatatttatttatttgttttctaatttttttataagggAAAAATATCCATTTAGAAACTATGGCCGGCACACGTTGAACTCGATGTATATTTATTGCCATAACGTGTACACCTCTCTAAAAGATAATGCATTTATTTGTATAATGTCTTAAACATATTTACTAAATATAATGGTATTcctatttataaaagatataaaagtaattatagtatttaaatttttttataatattacatacatcaaaattaaagatattttgttttatattatcAACGCTAGCAAAATCCTAAGCGAAATGccaataataaacaaatatataaattaaatgaaaactCTTTTTTATATGTGGCTGTGACAgaatatgttaattattttatattattatagttTTTCATGGATGTTTTACCTTTTCTGtagtttatataattaaattgcgTGAAGGTAACATCTTCTCTACATTAGATTTGAACATTGCTGTTAACCTAAAACAAGTCACTCATATATCATCATCGGtcggtgttttttttttcttttttttttcctttatgcTCCATCAATCTTACCATATTCATATAGATGATAGATCCAcgtaatataatttaaatattaattaatttttgtgtatCACTACGGTTTGAATAACTACATATGCATGCTTCAATTCGGTTATATAAGTTTTCCTatcattaataatataatagaagccttttaattttttttattaacatcaTGGTAATTTATCAGCACTTATATTAGTTGTGTAACTCACAACTTCAGTTACATGCAAATATATAGAATATTTATTaagtataattatttttatataaaattgataattaaaaattattaaataatttaataattaaaaaagtataaggagtcaatggaatatttgtacaatgtagACAATAAAGGTTTAgaaaatattagagatataatcattagtgttacatttttcCATCATCGTATTGAAGTTCTAGATCAGAAAGGTCAAGAGTTTTTTAATAAGActcttaataattttaattaaattattatataataattcttaattactaattttataaaaataattatatataaatttttatccgCAAATATAGataaaacattaaaattgaATGTATGTTATGTTGATTCGTTCACCTATCATAGACACGTTTATTTGTATGTTTCACTAATGTTATATATTATAAGTGTATTGCTAATAGTTAACaatatatgaattaaaaaatattttatataaaaataattattaaattaatcattatgtattatgtatatttatatttatataattttttaactaattaattagtaatcaataaaataattaaatatataataaacaaatatCAAATTTGTTTAcggtaatataataatttttttaataaaatattaaaatttctatatgcaataatttatt comes from the Arachis duranensis cultivar V14167 chromosome 7, aradu.V14167.gnm2.J7QH, whole genome shotgun sequence genome and includes:
- the LOC107496375 gene encoding probable serine/threonine-protein kinase WNK11 isoform X1, coding for MMPSVNPDPSDKDAEPFVEVDPTGRYGRYTELLGCGAVKKVYRAFDQEEGIEVAWNQVKLRNFCDDPAMVDRLYSEVRLLRSLAHKNIIALYSVWKDENKNTLNFITEVCTSGNLREYRKKHRHVSLKALKKWSKQILKGLNYLHTHEPCIIHRDLNCSNVFVNGNVGQVKIGDLGLAAIVEKNHSAHSILGTPEFMAPELYDEHYTELVDIYSFGLCVLEMVTLEIPYSECDNVAKIYKKVSSGVRPDALKKVKDPEVKAFIEKCIAQPRARPSASELLKDSFFDELEDDDENDESDL
- the LOC107496375 gene encoding probable serine/threonine-protein kinase WNK11 isoform X2, with the protein product MPSVNPDPSDKDAEPFVEVDPTGRYGRYTELLGCGAVKKVYRAFDQEEGIEVAWNQVKLRNFCDDPAMVDRLYSEVRLLRSLAHKNIIALYSVWKDENKNTLNFITEVCTSGNLREYRKKHRHVSLKALKKWSKQILKGLNYLHTHEPCIIHRDLNCSNVFVNGNVGQVKIGDLGLAAIVEKNHSAHSILGTPEFMAPELYDEHYTELVDIYSFGLCVLEMVTLEIPYSECDNVAKIYKKVSSGVRPDALKKVKDPEVKAFIEKCIAQPRARPSASELLKDSFFDELEDDDENDESDL